CGGTTGCTGCCGTACTTGTCGGCCACGCAGTAGGTGTAGTTGAAGTTCTGGATGTTGTCGAAGTTGGAGTAGACGCTGATGCCGATTACCGTGGTGTAGCCGCTGTCGAGGCGCTGCCGGGCCTTGTCCACTCCCACGGAATCGACCATCGAGAACCAGCGAGTGGTGCTGCCGCGGTACGGTATGGCACGGGCATAGGCCGATTCGGACGGCCACGATGTGTAGTCGTTCTGGTTATAGGGGCAGTCGGCCATCGTCCCGCAGCCTTGGTCGGCGAGCAGGGCATAGGCGGCGTTGGAACCCGAGCCCTGGTCCACGCCGCCATTGATCTGGTTGTAGATGAACGCCGGGCTGAACTGGTGGATGGTCTGGTTCAAGTTCCATCCGTGCTCGATCCACTCGGTGTGAGTCTTCTGGTAGTACCCGATGCCCCACGCGGTACACGAGCCTTGGGATCCCTGGTTCCCGACCGGCGGCATCTGGCCGGACAGATCGACCGAGACGGAAGTCCGGTCTCGAGCGGCCGGGACGAGCCTGTCCTCTATCATCCACGGTGCCGCGCGCGGGTCATCGCGGATCCACCCGCACGGGTGGAGCGTTTCAGCGCGAGCAACGGCCTGACCGAGCAGCATCAGGGTAAGCAGGATGAGACAGCGACGAAGGAGATTGAGCTTCATGTGAGTGCCTCCCGACAGAGGAAACCACGGCGGTCATCGTCCGAACGGAAAAACCCGACTTCTCCGGTCACGGGAACCGCAAAAAGCCGATGGCGGCGCGCTCTAACGGAAAACGTCACCAAGAGATGTTACCCGACAACAGGCTCACAGCAAGGCCCGCAGGAGTCACCGGCTCCGCGCGTCCATTCGGTCCGGCCGCTCAACAGAAGGGGCGGGACGATGCGCGTCCCGCCCCGGAGGACTGGTTGTCCTAGTCCAGCTTGATGGTCTTGCGCGTGAGGGTTGCGGCCTCGCTTTCGAGCCGCCAGAAGTAGACGCCCTGCGCGGTGCGGCGACCTGCCTCGTCGCGGCCATCCCAGGCCGCAGTGTGGATGCCGGGCCGGGCCAGGCCGGAGAAAAGGCTTGTGACCTTGCGCCCGGTACGATCGTAGACCGAGAGCGACAGGCTCATCTCCCGCGGCACGGCGTAGCGCAGCAGCGTCGCACGCCGGAACGGGTTGGGAGCGTTCGCGAGCAGGGCCAGCCGTTGCGGCAATGCGGCTGCGGACGCCGGTTCTCCCACCGCCATGTGGGGTGCGTCCGTCGTGAACTTGACGGCGTGGCCCGGCACCCAGGGCGAGGCGCCGCGCGTGTAGGCGTTGTCGTTGAGGCACGTGATACCGATGGTCTTGGTCGGATCCTGCATGCCCACGCAGCTGCTCGATGTCCGCACGGCGGTCTGGTATTGGAGCAGGAACTCGCAGTTGCCGTCCTCGGCCGCGAGCGTTGTATCGTATAGGATGATCTCGTACTTCTCGAACGCGGTCTGGTTGGACCAATAGGGGATGGAGTCGAGCTCGATCACGAACCGGTGGTGGGCGGTGTCGTGGTAGTACCAGATGCCGTGGCCGGCCGGCGGATAGCAGTCGTCCCAGTTGACGGCGATCGCGCCGACGGGCAGAGAGGCGCTGGGTAGGGACCTGTTCGAGCGGGTGTTGCTGGCGTGCTGCCCAGGCCGACCCAGCCGTTGGAGCAGATAGAGAGGGTGGTGACGTCCTGGCCGTAGAACCGGAACGGACCGAATCCGGGCGGCAGACTGATCTGGCAAGTAGTATCGTCGCCCAGCGACAACATCGTCCCGATGCCGGCGACCTCTACCCAGTTGTAGTCGGGCCG
The nucleotide sequence above comes from candidate division WOR-3 bacterium. Encoded proteins:
- a CDS encoding T9SS type A sorting domain-containing protein — translated: MIELDSIPYWSNQTAFEKYEIILYDTTLAAEDGNCEFLLQYQTAVRTSSSCVGMQDPTKTIGITCLNDNAYTRGASPWVPGHAVKFTTDAPHMAVGEPASAAALPQRLALLANAPNPFRRATLLRYAVPREMSLSLSVYDRTGRKVTSLFSGLARPGIHTAAWDGRDEAGRRTAQGVYFWRLESEAATLTRKTIKLD